A region of Oxyura jamaicensis isolate SHBP4307 breed ruddy duck chromosome 5, BPBGC_Ojam_1.0, whole genome shotgun sequence DNA encodes the following proteins:
- the FADS2 gene encoding acyl-CoA 6-desaturase has protein sequence MGKGGEKGEESGECKAQIPFYTWEEIQKHNLRTDKWLVIERKVYNVTQWANRHPGGQRVISHCAGEDATDAFQAFHINPTLVQKFLKPLLIGELAPGEPSQDRDKNSQLVEDFRTLRKTAEDMNLFRASPLFFSLYLAHIIAMEALAWLMVSYFGTGWITTLLLAFILATSQAQAGWLQHDFGHLSVFKKSSWNHLVHKFVIGHLKGASANWWNHRHFQHHAKPNIFKKDPDVNMLHIFVLGDTQPVEYGKKKLKYLPYNHQHEYFFLIFPPLLIPVYFQIQIISTMIKRRFWADLAWAFSYYMRYFITYIPFYGVLGSLSLLTFVRFLESHWFVWVTQMNHIPMEIDFEKHKDWLSSQLAATCNIEQSFFNDWFTGHLNFQIEHHLFPTMPRHNFWKVKPLVKSLCAKYGVQYEEKPLGKAFVDIIGSLKKSGDLWLDAYLHK, from the exons ATggggaaagggggggagaaAGGCGAGGAGTCGGGGGAGTGCAAGGCGCAGATCCCCTTCTACACCTGGGAGGAGATCCAGAAGCACAACCTGAGGACGGACAAGTGGCTGGTGATAGAGCGCAAGGTGTACAATGTCACCCAGTGGGCAAACAGGCACCCGGGGGGCCAACGAGTCATCAGCCACTGCGCCGGGGAAGATGCCACG GATGCATTCCAGGCCTTCCATATCAATCCCACCTTGGTGCAAAAGTTTCTCAAGCCATTACTTATCGGAGAGCTTGCTCCAGGGGAACCCAGCCAAGACCGAGATAAAAAT TCCCAACTGGTGGAGGATTTCCGGACCCTGAGGAAGACAGCGGAGGACATGAATTTATTCAGAGCAAGCCCTTTGTTCTTCTCTCTTTACTTGGCCCATATCATTGCAATGGAAGCTTTGGCTTGGCTAATGGTTTCATACTTCGGTACCGGGTGGATCACAACTCTCCTCCTTGCGTTCATCCTTGCAACTTCCCAG GCCCAGGCAGGGTGGCTGCAACATGACTTTGGACACCTGTCTGTCTTCAAGAAGTCTTCCTGGAACCACCTCGTCCACAAGTTTGTGATTGGGCACCTGAAG GGCGCCTCTGCAAACTGGTGGAACCACCGTCACTTCCAACACCATGCCAAGCCCAACATATTCAAGAAAGACCCAGATGTGAACATGCTGCATATTTTTGTCCTTGGAGATACACAGCCTGTTGAG TATGGCAAGAAGAAGCTGAAGTACCTGCCTTACAACCACCAGCATGAGTACTTCTTCCTCA TCTTCCCACCTCTGCTCATCCCCGTGTATTTCCAAATCCAAATCATCTCAACCATGATCAAGCGCAGGTTCTGGGCG GACCTAGCCTGGGCCTTCAGCTACTACATGCGCTATTTCATCACATACATCCCATTCTATGGCGTTCTGGGATCCCTGTCTCTCCTCACTTTTGTCAG GTTTCTGGAGAGTCACTGGTTTGTGTGGGTCACCCAGATGAATCACATTCCAATGGAAATTGATTTTGAGAAACACAAAGATTGGCTCAGCTCCCAG TTGGCAGCCACTTGCAACATCGAGCAGTCCTTTTTCAACGACTGGTTCACTGGGCACCTGAATTTTCAAATTGAGCACCA CCTGTTTCCGACAATGCCACGGCACAATTTCTGGAAAGTTAAACCTTTGGTGAAGTCATTATGTGCCAAGTACGGAGTCCAATATGAAGAGAAGCCTCTTGGAAAAGCATTTGTAGACATAATTGG gTCCCTAAAGAAATCTGGAGATCTATGGCTGGACGCTTACCTCCATAAGTGA